From Alcaligenes faecalis, the proteins below share one genomic window:
- a CDS encoding efflux RND transporter periplasmic adaptor subunit gives MSSRRTWIMIPVLAGVLAIGWRLLPASQEAQAGGGYPPAVVELASVEFQTAPRLLHAVGALEAWQQVLLSAETSGRIRKIDFTSGQHVKAGQPLVLLNDELEQASVRREQAQVKQAAIQLTRVRKLKEQQAATQEQLDQAQADHAVAQAQLQYQRAELALKQIAAPFSGRIGITSLHQGHYLQPGQPIASLVDDSQLRVNLTVPEQSLPDLKVGQTLQVQVDAWPGENFQAEISAIDPLIGDSRTIRLQALLPNPDNRLKAGMYARAQLKRPAEAPVLTVPETALTYTAYGQTVFVASPTDQGLWQVKRVAVQTGEQWDERVEIIDGLKEGDQVVSAGQIKIQDGSTVQAAKDKEPV, from the coding sequence ATGAGTTCGCGTCGTACTTGGATCATGATTCCCGTTTTGGCCGGCGTATTGGCCATAGGCTGGCGTTTGCTGCCAGCCTCGCAAGAAGCGCAGGCAGGGGGAGGCTATCCTCCTGCCGTTGTCGAACTGGCCAGTGTGGAGTTCCAGACCGCTCCTCGTCTTTTGCATGCGGTCGGTGCATTGGAAGCCTGGCAGCAAGTGTTGCTGAGCGCAGAGACCAGTGGCCGTATTCGCAAGATTGATTTCACCTCCGGACAGCACGTCAAAGCAGGCCAGCCATTGGTTTTGCTCAATGACGAACTGGAGCAAGCCAGCGTGCGCCGCGAGCAGGCACAGGTCAAACAGGCCGCCATTCAGCTCACGCGGGTGCGCAAGCTCAAAGAGCAGCAGGCCGCTACCCAGGAACAGTTGGATCAAGCCCAGGCCGATCACGCCGTCGCCCAGGCTCAGCTGCAATATCAACGTGCTGAACTGGCCTTGAAACAGATTGCCGCCCCCTTCTCGGGCCGCATCGGCATCACCAGCCTGCACCAGGGCCACTACTTGCAACCCGGCCAGCCCATTGCCAGCCTGGTCGATGACAGCCAATTGCGCGTAAACCTGACCGTGCCAGAGCAAAGCCTGCCGGATCTGAAGGTCGGCCAGACACTGCAAGTACAGGTGGACGCCTGGCCGGGCGAGAACTTCCAGGCTGAAATCAGCGCTATCGATCCCTTGATTGGCGATTCGCGCACCATACGCCTGCAAGCGCTGCTGCCCAACCCCGACAATCGTCTGAAAGCGGGGATGTACGCCCGCGCTCAATTGAAGCGCCCGGCTGAGGCGCCTGTGCTGACCGTACCGGAGACGGCACTGACCTACACCGCCTACGGCCAGACCGTGTTTGTGGCCTCCCCCACGGATCAGGGTCTGTGGCAGGTCAAACGTGTGGCGGTACAAACCGGCGAGCAATGGGATGAGCGTGTCGAGATCATTGATGGCCTGAAAGAAGGCGACCAGGTTGTCAGCGCCGGTCAGATCAAGATTCAGGACGGCTCCACGGTACAGGCCGCCAAGGACAAGGAGCCCGTATGA
- a CDS encoding 2Fe-2S iron-sulfur cluster-binding protein gives MTAMIQARCETVRPEAGNVKVFTLRVQSGHFDFLSALRAGKHVALSYPDTGGTIQQRMYSITRVADPDLIEIAVKGSGRNSVSDHLHATLREGMSVPLQYVAGEISVDSIVGYQRIAMIAGGIGITLPIALLRELAARAQDGLPVPQVHLLLSIARIADIPFLHELLQLDLGTSWFTLTVFVTQEKIRESAHFKVGRPSFENMEQLKDPQAVVICGSHGFAQALREYTIQAHPISHMLIEAFSPPAKAGVEILPEAGSAPLQINVRSTGQTLNPEPGSSLLEMLEAGDVPIRSQCRSGICGACRVQISEGEYRSEPDFCLSDQDKAQGHALACCTFPLSGAINVDIGTTS, from the coding sequence ATGACAGCCATGATTCAGGCGCGCTGCGAGACCGTTCGCCCCGAGGCCGGGAACGTCAAAGTGTTTACCTTGCGAGTGCAAAGTGGCCACTTTGATTTTCTGAGCGCCTTGCGGGCAGGCAAGCATGTCGCCCTGAGCTACCCCGATACCGGCGGCACCATTCAACAGCGTATGTATTCGATCACCCGTGTGGCCGATCCAGACCTGATTGAAATTGCCGTGAAAGGGTCGGGCCGCAATAGCGTCTCCGATCATCTGCATGCCACCTTGCGCGAGGGCATGAGTGTGCCCCTGCAATATGTGGCGGGTGAGATCTCGGTGGACTCGATTGTGGGTTACCAGCGTATCGCCATGATCGCCGGCGGCATTGGCATTACCCTGCCCATTGCCTTGCTGCGTGAATTGGCGGCGCGAGCCCAGGACGGCTTGCCTGTACCACAAGTACATTTGCTGCTCAGTATTGCCCGTATTGCCGACATTCCTTTCCTGCACGAGCTGCTGCAGCTGGACCTGGGCACCAGCTGGTTCACACTGACGGTGTTTGTCACGCAGGAAAAAATCCGCGAAAGCGCTCATTTCAAAGTGGGACGCCCCTCTTTTGAGAATATGGAGCAATTGAAAGACCCGCAGGCCGTGGTGATTTGCGGCAGCCATGGGTTTGCCCAGGCCTTGCGCGAATACACCATTCAGGCGCACCCCATCTCGCACATGTTGATTGAAGCCTTCTCCCCACCGGCCAAAGCGGGTGTGGAAATCCTGCCTGAAGCAGGCAGTGCCCCCTTGCAAATCAATGTACGCAGCACCGGACAAACGCTCAACCCTGAGCCGGGCAGCAGCCTGCTGGAAATGCTGGAAGCAGGCGATGTGCCTATTCGCAGCCAATGCCGTTCGGGCATTTGCGGCGCTTGCCGGGTACAGATATCGGAGGGCGAATACCGCTCCGAACCGGACTTTTGCCTGAGTGATCAGGACAAGGCCCAGGGCCATGCGCTGGCGTGTTGCACCTTCCCCCTGTCGGGTGCCATTAATGTAGACATCGGTACCACGAGCTGA
- the soxR gene encoding redox-sensitive transcriptional activator SoxR has translation MAKTVDFSRALTVGEVAKRSGVPVSTVHFYEAKGLIASTRNSGNQRRFDSVVLRYIAIIKVAQRTGIPLEEIHEALRGLPPGSKPSSKQWRAMSSRWQASLNDRIEQLTRLRDELTHCIGCGCLSMSECPLRNPADILGQQGPGPQILERKLEAGSEV, from the coding sequence ATGGCAAAAACAGTGGATTTCAGTCGTGCTTTGACGGTGGGGGAAGTGGCCAAACGCAGTGGTGTACCCGTGTCCACCGTGCATTTTTATGAAGCCAAAGGCTTGATTGCCAGCACCCGCAACAGTGGTAACCAGCGTCGTTTTGATTCGGTGGTTTTACGCTACATTGCGATCATCAAAGTGGCGCAGCGTACCGGCATTCCTCTGGAAGAAATCCACGAGGCCTTGCGTGGTTTGCCACCGGGCAGCAAGCCATCCAGCAAACAATGGCGGGCCATGTCCAGTCGTTGGCAAGCCAGTTTGAATGATCGAATTGAGCAATTGACGCGATTGCGTGATGAGCTGACCCACTGTATTGGCTGTGGGTGCTTGTCCATGAGTGAATGTCCCTTGCGTAACCCGGCCGATATCCTGGGCCAGCAAGGGCCCGGCCCCCAGATTCTGGAAAGAAAGCTGGAGGCCGGATCAGAGGTTTAG
- the pdxK gene encoding pyridoxine/pyridoxal/pyridoxamine kinase: protein MNTAVTFVDRERHPYHVDVVSIQSQVVYGRVGNNVAGPTLRRHGFKVAAVPTVLLSNNPQYPTVHGGAVPDEWLKGFLDDLVLRGALDKVRAVLIGYLGSANQAVIIANWLKALLQDHPDTLVIVDPVIGDLDVGVYVDPALIPAYHETLLPLATGLTPNNYELSLLSQQPCDTIQGSSSAAHALLNGRTEWVIATSAAPDSWQDGQIKLLMSRKEPRADTLLSHPRVDCAAKGTGDLFASTLLAHLILGADLHSAVHTASASVLLQLELTRQAGHQELILPIDPFRA from the coding sequence ATGAACACTGCTGTAACGTTTGTTGATCGCGAACGACATCCCTACCATGTGGATGTCGTTTCGATTCAGTCTCAAGTGGTCTACGGTCGGGTGGGCAACAATGTTGCCGGCCCGACCTTACGTAGGCACGGCTTTAAAGTCGCCGCCGTTCCCACCGTGTTGCTCAGCAACAACCCGCAATACCCCACCGTGCACGGCGGTGCCGTCCCCGATGAATGGCTGAAAGGCTTTCTGGATGACCTGGTGCTGCGTGGTGCGCTGGACAAGGTGCGCGCTGTCCTGATCGGTTATCTGGGCAGCGCCAATCAGGCCGTCATCATTGCGAACTGGCTGAAGGCCTTGTTGCAAGACCATCCGGACACTCTGGTCATCGTGGACCCGGTCATAGGCGATCTGGATGTAGGAGTCTACGTAGACCCGGCGCTGATTCCCGCCTATCACGAAACCTTGCTGCCGCTGGCCACGGGCCTGACTCCCAATAACTACGAGCTGTCCTTGCTGTCCCAACAGCCTTGCGACACCATCCAGGGCAGTTCAAGCGCCGCGCACGCCTTGCTAAATGGCCGTACCGAATGGGTCATTGCTACCAGCGCCGCTCCCGACTCCTGGCAGGATGGCCAGATCAAATTATTAATGTCGCGCAAAGAACCCCGCGCCGACACCCTGCTTAGCCATCCTCGCGTCGATTGTGCCGCCAAAGGCACCGGCGACCTGTTTGCCTCCACCTTGCTGGCCCACCTGATTTTGGGTGCAGACCTGCATTCGGCGGTGCATACAGCCAGTGCCAGTGTGCTGCTTCAATTGGAGTTGACCCGACAGGCCGGACATCAGGAATTAATTTTGCCGATAGATCCTTTCCGAGCCTGA
- a CDS encoding AurF N-oxygenase family protein, whose product MTIKSYETDDAVRNMLQKLSVLWKNRAAVNQELPDYNNLAFDPNKADFSECLLPFREHQAWLEAPEELKSQCLSYAWGIYNLKTIYVECNVVTPSCEDIIKTPPPSANRNLLQDVMSQALLDEALHTRMSIMACNYIYSMRGLTPLDFTNFNLVQWRNDILSQCSSESERRLTRFAIACASETLITDYLKTMAEDKSIQTVCHEVTRTHAMDEWSHSSVFSFVASDIIHGLSQKEREHMRAVILRTVEMFANNEMGAWEKVFSMVNFPNARDILHDTGDSNEIGVYTGSVESLIERIGLNSKSGKAQPEAEQQEALQ is encoded by the coding sequence ATGACAATCAAAAGCTACGAAACTGATGACGCCGTACGTAATATGCTGCAAAAGCTGTCTGTACTTTGGAAAAACCGGGCTGCCGTGAATCAGGAGCTGCCGGACTACAACAATCTGGCGTTCGATCCCAACAAGGCTGACTTCAGCGAATGCCTCTTGCCGTTCCGCGAGCATCAGGCCTGGCTGGAAGCACCTGAAGAATTGAAATCGCAGTGCTTGTCCTACGCTTGGGGCATTTACAACCTCAAGACCATTTATGTTGAATGCAACGTGGTCACCCCTTCTTGCGAAGACATCATCAAGACCCCGCCCCCAAGCGCCAACCGCAATCTGCTGCAAGATGTGATGTCCCAGGCTTTGCTGGACGAGGCCCTGCACACGCGCATGTCGATCATGGCCTGCAACTACATCTACTCCATGCGTGGTTTGACGCCCCTGGATTTCACCAATTTCAACCTGGTGCAGTGGCGCAATGACATCCTGAGCCAGTGCAGCTCCGAATCCGAGCGTCGCCTGACCCGCTTTGCCATTGCCTGCGCCTCCGAGACCCTGATTACCGACTATCTGAAGACCATGGCCGAGGACAAGAGCATCCAGACCGTGTGCCATGAAGTCACCCGCACTCACGCCATGGACGAGTGGAGCCATTCCAGCGTGTTCAGCTTTGTGGCCTCCGACATCATTCACGGCCTGAGCCAGAAAGAGCGCGAGCACATGCGTGCCGTGATTTTGCGCACCGTGGAAATGTTCGCCAACAATGAAATGGGTGCCTGGGAAAAGGTCTTCTCCATGGTGAACTTCCCCAACGCTCGCGACATCTTGCACGACACCGGCGACTCCAACGAAATTGGTGTGTACACCGGCTCGGTAGAAAGCCTGATCGAGCGCATTGGCTTGAACAGCAAATCCGGCAAGGCCCAGCCCGAGGCCGAACAGCAGGAGGCGCTGCAATGA
- the glyA gene encoding serine hydroxymethyltransferase: protein MKSLAGGDTPHLPLVGSQFLQQSDRNLWDIIEAERRRQQHTIELIASENYLSRSVLDVQGSLLSNKQAQGYPGQRIYGGCEQADQTEELAIERAKAVFGASYANVQAHSGSQANLAVYLALLSPGDTILALDQSAGGHLSHGSHFNVSGRWFQTCSYGVDRQTQWVDMDEVRALAHKERPRLIIAGGSSYSRTPNFAEFRNIANEVNAYLMVDLAHSAGLVAAGLMESPVKHAHVTTFSTHGTLRGPRGGIILSNEPKLAERLSQAVYPGLQGGPLLNILAAKAVALGEAMSPSYKAYAQSVIINARSLCRRLAEGGLTVVSGGTDCHFGVVDLRPWDLSGPLVERVLAQLGISLSKHRVPYEQVTGAYSGVRVGSAACTTRGLGEDDFKEIGDMILALLGGVRSGSRNPRTENAILEGVADLNRRFPLMY, encoded by the coding sequence ATGAAGAGTCTTGCCGGTGGCGACACCCCCCACCTGCCTCTGGTGGGTTCGCAATTTCTACAGCAAAGCGATCGCAATCTTTGGGACATCATCGAAGCCGAACGGCGTCGCCAACAACACACCATTGAGCTGATCGCTTCCGAGAATTACCTGAGCCGCTCCGTTCTGGACGTGCAGGGCTCCTTGCTCAGCAACAAGCAGGCGCAAGGCTATCCTGGGCAACGGATTTACGGCGGGTGCGAACAAGCCGATCAAACTGAAGAGCTGGCCATCGAGCGGGCCAAGGCGGTTTTTGGGGCCTCCTATGCCAATGTGCAGGCGCACTCGGGCAGTCAGGCTAATCTGGCGGTGTATCTGGCCTTGCTCTCACCGGGCGACACGATTCTGGCGCTGGACCAAAGTGCGGGTGGGCACCTTAGCCATGGCTCGCATTTCAATGTGTCCGGACGCTGGTTTCAGACCTGCTCGTATGGGGTGGATCGTCAGACGCAATGGGTGGACATGGATGAAGTCCGCGCTCTGGCTCACAAGGAACGACCACGGCTGATCATTGCCGGAGGATCGTCTTATTCACGGACCCCGAATTTTGCCGAGTTCAGAAATATCGCCAACGAGGTCAATGCCTACCTGATGGTGGATTTGGCGCACAGTGCGGGACTGGTTGCTGCGGGGCTGATGGAGTCGCCCGTCAAGCATGCGCACGTTACGACTTTCTCCACGCATGGCACCTTGCGCGGTCCGCGTGGCGGGATCATCCTGAGCAATGAACCCAAGCTGGCCGAGCGCTTGAGCCAGGCGGTGTATCCAGGGCTGCAAGGCGGGCCTTTGCTGAACATTCTGGCGGCCAAGGCCGTGGCCTTGGGTGAGGCGATGAGTCCGTCCTATAAGGCCTATGCCCAGTCCGTCATCATCAATGCGCGCAGCTTGTGTCGTCGTTTGGCCGAAGGTGGGCTGACAGTGGTATCAGGCGGTACAGACTGTCATTTTGGTGTGGTGGATTTGCGCCCTTGGGACTTGTCCGGGCCTTTGGTGGAGCGGGTTCTGGCTCAGTTAGGCATTAGCTTGAGCAAGCACCGGGTGCCTTATGAGCAGGTCACTGGTGCGTACTCGGGGGTGCGTGTGGGCAGCGCCGCCTGTACCACGCGCGGTTTGGGCGAGGACGATTTCAAGGAAATCGGCGACATGATTCTGGCCTTGCTGGGCGGGGTGCGCAGTGGTTCGCGCAATCCCCGCACCGAGAATGCCATTCTGGAAGGGGTTGCCGACTTGAACCGGCGATTCCCCTTGATGTACTGA
- a CDS encoding glutamine amidotransferase, protein MKKVIALRHIHFEDLGTLEPVLIEQGYQVQYIDPSVESLRHVGEQDADLLVVLGGPIGAYDEKIYPFLSDELELINKFLLAGKPLLGICLGAQLIARALGANVYPLGVKEIGFSPLKLSEAGKESPLAAVSGIPVLHWHGDQFDIPDGAIHLASTDVGPNQAFSFGSQVLGLQFHLEADTSKLERWLVGHANELGQADIDPQMLRLEAMAVQKRLHAAAATVLTNWLSQLKQASSADCAA, encoded by the coding sequence ATGAAGAAAGTCATCGCACTGCGTCATATCCATTTTGAAGACTTGGGCACACTGGAACCTGTTCTGATCGAACAGGGCTACCAAGTTCAATATATTGACCCTTCCGTCGAGTCACTACGCCATGTGGGTGAACAGGACGCTGACCTGCTGGTTGTATTGGGCGGGCCAATCGGCGCCTACGACGAAAAGATTTACCCCTTCCTGTCCGATGAGCTGGAACTGATCAACAAGTTCTTGCTGGCAGGAAAACCCCTGCTGGGCATTTGCCTGGGCGCGCAACTGATTGCTCGTGCTCTGGGAGCCAATGTGTATCCGCTGGGTGTGAAAGAAATCGGTTTCTCTCCCCTGAAACTGAGTGAAGCGGGCAAAGAATCGCCCCTGGCCGCCGTCAGCGGCATTCCCGTCCTGCACTGGCACGGGGATCAGTTCGACATTCCCGATGGAGCCATTCACCTGGCCAGCACGGACGTAGGCCCCAACCAGGCCTTCTCCTTTGGAAGCCAGGTATTGGGTCTGCAATTTCACCTGGAGGCCGACACCAGCAAGCTGGAACGCTGGCTGGTTGGTCATGCCAACGAACTGGGACAAGCGGATATCGACCCGCAGATGCTGCGTCTGGAAGCCATGGCGGTACAAAAACGCCTGCACGCCGCTGCTGCTACGGTCCTGACCAACTGGCTCAGCCAACTTAAACAAGCCAGTTCCGCTGATTGTGCTGCATGA
- a CDS encoding BCCT family transporter, with product MGLPFKSTLHPRVFWGSTFIVLVFLLIGIIFPKDAALIFEQLQNWVIKSFGWFYILAVALFFFAVVYLALSRYGNLKLGPDDSEPDYPYLTWMAMLFAAGMGIGLMFFAVAEPLQHFSAPPSGLASTVEAAHQAQIITFFHWGVHAWAVYAVVGLSLAYFCFRYNLPLTIRSGLYPLFGKRIEGWIGDSVDIFAVCGTLFGIATSMGLGVLQINAGLEHLFGWPQETWLQIVLIVVVTSLATLSVVSGLDVGIRRLSELNLLVAIALMLFVLAVGPTAFLMNAFVQNIGGYLDNFFARSFSTQAFRGQSWMKAWTLFYWAWWIAWSPFVGMFIARISRGRTVREFVLGVLLVPTVFTFFWMTVFGNTAIFLDMGVAAGQLAQDAAANASVALFEFLEYLPWSNVTSTLAIILVAIFFVTSADSGSLVIDTLAAGGVEDAPVWQRIYWCALEGTAASLLLLAGGLTALQTVTLVSALPFAIIMFLLILGLFKGMKADMSRLRRQGPMSGPAPGSEVSWRRRLSTILHTPNQRDARRFMGETVVPALQAVADELSKRNLNVSLETGEPDTAQLTIQADNQRNFVYGVELRARRVASFTAAAARNEQARPQEWQVRTVFADGSRGYDLMGLSSSQVINDILNHFERYQSLVTSEATALYAQSPDPT from the coding sequence ATGGGGCTGCCTTTTAAAAGCACGCTACATCCACGGGTGTTCTGGGGATCTACCTTTATCGTCCTGGTCTTTTTGCTGATCGGGATTATTTTCCCTAAAGACGCCGCACTTATTTTTGAGCAGTTACAAAACTGGGTCATCAAAAGTTTCGGCTGGTTCTATATCCTGGCTGTGGCCTTGTTTTTCTTTGCCGTCGTCTATCTGGCATTAAGCCGCTACGGCAACTTGAAATTAGGGCCGGACGACTCGGAACCTGACTACCCGTATCTCACCTGGATGGCAATGCTATTTGCCGCCGGTATGGGTATTGGTTTGATGTTCTTTGCCGTGGCCGAACCACTGCAACACTTCTCGGCCCCACCCTCGGGTCTGGCCAGCACAGTGGAAGCCGCCCATCAGGCGCAGATCATCACCTTCTTTCACTGGGGCGTTCATGCCTGGGCCGTCTATGCGGTCGTGGGTTTGTCGCTGGCCTATTTCTGCTTTCGCTACAACCTGCCGTTAACGATTCGCTCGGGCCTGTATCCCTTATTTGGCAAGCGCATTGAAGGCTGGATTGGCGATAGCGTGGATATTTTCGCCGTTTGCGGCACGCTATTTGGTATTGCCACCTCCATGGGTTTGGGTGTGCTTCAAATCAATGCCGGTCTGGAGCATTTATTTGGCTGGCCACAGGAAACCTGGCTGCAAATTGTCCTGATTGTGGTGGTTACCTCACTGGCTACCTTATCTGTTGTCAGTGGACTGGATGTTGGCATTCGCCGCCTGTCCGAACTGAATTTGCTGGTTGCCATTGCCTTGATGCTGTTTGTGCTCGCCGTGGGCCCCACAGCCTTTTTGATGAATGCTTTTGTACAGAATATCGGTGGTTATCTCGATAACTTCTTTGCACGCTCATTTAGTACACAAGCATTCCGCGGGCAAAGCTGGATGAAAGCCTGGACCTTGTTTTACTGGGCCTGGTGGATCGCATGGTCGCCTTTTGTCGGCATGTTCATCGCCCGCATCTCGCGTGGTCGCACCGTGCGTGAATTTGTGCTGGGCGTATTGCTGGTGCCCACCGTCTTCACCTTCTTCTGGATGACCGTTTTTGGCAACACCGCCATCTTCCTGGATATGGGTGTGGCCGCGGGTCAACTGGCTCAGGACGCTGCCGCCAATGCATCCGTGGCGCTGTTCGAGTTCCTGGAATACCTGCCCTGGTCCAATGTGACCTCGACGCTGGCCATTATTCTGGTCGCCATTTTCTTTGTGACCTCGGCTGACTCGGGCTCTTTGGTTATCGATACCTTGGCCGCCGGCGGCGTGGAAGACGCTCCAGTCTGGCAACGCATTTACTGGTGCGCGCTTGAAGGTACCGCCGCCTCGCTGCTCTTGCTGGCCGGTGGTCTGACTGCCTTGCAAACCGTGACGCTAGTCAGTGCCCTGCCCTTTGCCATCATCATGTTCTTGTTGATTCTGGGGCTGTTCAAAGGCATGAAGGCAGATATGTCACGATTGCGTCGTCAAGGTCCCATGTCCGGCCCGGCACCGGGTTCGGAAGTGTCCTGGCGCCGCCGCCTCTCGACCATTCTGCACACGCCCAACCAGCGTGATGCCCGTCGCTTCATGGGTGAGACCGTGGTTCCCGCCTTGCAGGCTGTGGCAGACGAGCTGAGTAAACGCAACCTGAATGTCAGCCTGGAAACGGGCGAGCCGGATACGGCGCAACTGACCATTCAGGCCGACAACCAGCGCAACTTTGTCTATGGCGTGGAATTGCGTGCACGTCGGGTTGCCAGCTTTACGGCAGCGGCTGCTCGCAACGAGCAGGCTCGACCTCAGGAATGGCAAGTGCGCACTGTCTTTGCCGATGGCAGTCGGGGTTATGACCTGATGGGCTTGTCTTCCAGCCAGGTCATCAACGACATCCTGAACCACTTCGAGCGCTATCAGTCGCTGGTCACCTCCGAGGCGACAGCCCTGTACGCGCAGTCGCCCGACCCAACCTAA